The nucleotide sequence CACAAGTCGATACTGCGTTCCCGTTTGGATTCTGGCAGGCTTTCGTTCCGATTGAGCTCAAGAGCGAACTGGTGGTCTGGCCAGAATCGGTGCCTCTGGATGCGATGCCTGATGTCGTCGACATTCAAACACGGGAAGATCAGCTGACTGACCGCCGATGCGGCGACACCGGCGAGATGATCGGAATCCGACCGTATCGCGAGGGAGATTCACTGCGACAAGTGCATTGGCTGCAGACAGCACGGACGGGAAAGCTGATTGTGATGGAAAGACAGACTCCCGCAACATCTGCAGTGCGTCTTCTCGTCGACATCGATCACTCTCGACACCGTTTTGACTCCCGCCGAAATTCACTCGAACAAGCTCTTTCGATTGCAGCGAGCATCATCGAATCCATGCATCGAAATCATGCGTTCATCGAACTTCAAATTCACGAACAACTGATTCCAATCGGCAGTTCCTTCGGAGATCTGCGTCGCGGATTGGATGCACTGGCCCGCGTACCCGCCGACGGAATTCATTGCCATCACTCTTGCCATTTCGATCAACCGACTCGATGTCTTCCCACGATCGCTGTGACCACAGACCTCGCTCTGCGTCACCATCGGACTCACCCGCACGTCTCCCGCGGCGAGCGATATATCGTCGTCCAGACGAACGGGGATGCCCAAGACTCTTCACCGTCGAAGCAGGCTGATTGCGACTGCCATTCCTGGCTGGACGTCAAATCCGATGAAGTGCTTCGGGATGTCCTTCCCGCTCGTTGGCGAAAGGCGTGTCATGTCCAGTGATCCCGCTCAGTCAGCCGGTTCCAGTCCAGTTTCGCTGCAAGGCAAGACTCTCAAGAGTGCTCATTCACAGCCTGAAGGAATTGATGATCTTTCGAGTACCTCTTCGCAGCTGATGACATTGCTTCTCGCAGCGATTGCGGTACTTGTCCATGCCATCGTTGTTGCAGATGAGCATTACGGGGCGCTTTTCTGGGGATGTTTGCTGCTTCAAACTTTCGGGATGCTGATCGCTTCCTGGTGGTTTCGCCGGCGAATTGAACGACTCGGTCATGACCTCTTCGTTTCTCCTCTGCTCGTCCTTGCCGGATTGAGTGCTCTGGCGTGGGAAGGCATCTCCCGACAATTTCTCGACAGCGGTCAGCCGTTTGAAATCATCACGATGAGCGCGATTCGGAATCTCGTCATCGGACTTGCGATCGCCAGCGTGAAACCTGCTCCGCAAAAACTGACTGTGGCTCTCAGCCTCTTTCTGGTCATTTTTGGAGTCACCACCTGTCACGATCGAATCACCCACTGGCTCGCCGGAACGTTTGCACTTGGTGGAGTCGTCTGGCTTTCGGTTTCGCACTGGGAAAACGTCAGTCGGCGTCTGAAAGGTCGGGAAAAAGTCCGTTGGCCTCGCTGGGTCGTTGCTGTTCCCATCTTGTTGATCGTTGTCGGAATCGGCGCGATCAGTGCGAATCAGCGGGCAGCGATGGCCCTTCATGGATTTCTTCCCAGTTCTGGGGGAACGGGAGACGACAGTCCCTATTCGCGAAACGGAGTGGGCAGCGGAGAAAGACTCGTCGCTGGGACAGATTCGATTCAAAGCTTTGCTCCCATCGAAGACGCTCCGTTTATGCAGGACGATAAGCCGAGTCTGTACGACGTGTTCGACGACCTCTATCAGGAAGAGGTGAAGATGAACACGAGCGACCGGGCCATCGCACTTCCTCCGGAACTTGGTGCCCGAGCCAAAGAGCACCTTCACAGTCAAATCAAAAAAGCCAACCGGGAATTCTCAACTCTGCGTGAACCTACCAAGGATTCAGAGAAACGAAAAGTCAAAGATGTCGACAGCGACGCCATGTTTTATGTGGCGGGGCGGGTGCCACTTCATCTTCGGTCACAAATCTATGATCTCTTCGACGGAATCTCCTGGTATCCGCAAAAGCAACGACTCCACCACAAACCTTTCGAGATCTCGGAGTCAGCTGGCAAGCCCTGGCTACGACTGCATGACGCGGGTGAATTTCACGAGTTCCTCGGCCCGGCGGAAACGCATGCGTTAAAGATCATCAATCTCGACACGAATGTCATTCCATCGCCGCTCTACACGCACGGGATTCATATTGACCTCGTCGATCGGCCCGATATGTTCCAACATGGACCTCCCGGGCTGGTGGCTCTCGACCGGAAATCACTGCCGAGTCTCGTGCCGATTCATGTAGCGTCCCGTTCAATCGATTGGGATGCGCTCAACACTGAAGAGAAGTTGTTTCTGAGGGCTCACACGGATCAAGCAATCTCCGTCATCCCGACGAATATCGATCGTGAAGCTCTGGACGACCTTGCGGAGCAAATCTGTGACGGTATTGACGAAGGATGGCCTCAGATCGCAGCTGTCCGAGACTATCTTCGCACTCACTACAAACTCAATCCTGACTGGAGACCGCAGGACACGGAGACGCCCGGAGTGGAACAATTCCTCTTCGAATCTCATGAGGGGCCTGACTATCAATTCGCAACCGCTGCGGCGCTGTTGCTGCGAAGCCTGGGATATGCATCACGGGTAGTGAGTGGATTCTATGCCGATCCAAATCGATACGATGCCGATTCGCAGCACACTCCAGTACTTGCTGAAGATGTTCACTTCTGGACAGAAGTTCGAGTCTATGCCGAAGACTGGATCACTGTCGAAGCAACCCCCGGATACGAAGTCCTCGGACCACCACTCGGGCTGTTTCAGGAAGCCTGGAACGTCATCGTCGCTGGGATCGATCTCATTATCCGTCACTGGATACTGGCAATCGCCGCTGGGCTGACTCTCGTCGCTCTCTGGTGGGCGCGATGCTGGCTCGTCGATCGTTTTGAAACAGGTCTCTGGCGGTTGAAGCTTTGGCGCACTCCAGATCTCGCTGTTGCTAACACACTGAAACTCCTACGACAGCGTGCTCGTCTGATTGGGCACCAACCGAAAATCTCGATTACGCATCATCAGTGGTTGAGCGAACTGATGGCATGCAACTCACACGTCGAAGAATCGCAAATGCTCTATCAGTTGCGCCGTGAAATTGACATCGCGGCCTACGCTCGCCACTTGAATAACCTGACTCCTGAGACCATTGAACTCTGTCATGTGATTGGACGGAACTGCTCTCTGAGTTGGTTTCGCGGTCTGTACAACGAACAGCCTTCCAACGACAGCTTAGAGAAAAACATCGTGGAATCTCATCCACCCGAATCCCGAGCAAATCATGGTGAACTTCTTAGAAAATGAAAGTACGGTCGGACACGCGATGACAACCAAAGCAACGCACTCCGACACTGAACTGCGCGAAGAATTTCGCCTTGTCCAGAGTCGACTGAACTCCATCTTGAAAGGCAAACCTGAAGTCGTCGAGCGAGTTCTCGTCTGCTTGTTGGCACGTGGGCACCTCTTGCTGGAAGACAAGCCGGGACTCGGAAAAACAACTCTCGCCAAAGCACTGGCAACGGCCATTGGGGGTTCATGCTCGCGCGTTCAATGTACTCCCGACCTGTTGCCCGGCGACATCACCGGGTTCAGTATTTTTAATCAGCGGAGTCATGAGTTCGAATTCCATAAAGGCCCCGTCTTTGCCGACGTTCTACTCGCCGACGAAATTAACCGGGCGACTCCACGAACACAAAGTGCTCTTCTGGAAGCGATGGCCGAGCGACAGGTGACTGTCGACGCAGAATGCCATCAGCTCTCTGAACAGTTTTTCGTGATGGCGACTCAAAATCCCATCGATCAACACGGAACCTATCCACTTCCGGAAGCTCAGCTTGATCGCTTCGCGATGAAATTAAGCGTCGGCTACCCGGCTCGCCTTGATGAACTCGGAATGCTGCAAGCAGCCACCGGTTCAAAGAGCAAGAGTCTCGATCAAAGCTCATCGATCCTGTCCAGCGAATCGCTGGCACAGGCACAAGAAACCGTCGAAGCGATATATGTCGACGAATGCATTCAGAACTATCTGCTGGACTTCGGTGAACTGAGCCGAAACCATCCTCGCATCCATCTTGGGCTCAGCCCCCGAGGGCTACTCATCTGGCAACGGACATGTCAAGCATTGGCGTTCTTGCGTGACCGTGACTTCGTCACCCCGGACGATGTTCAGGAAACTGCTGAGCCCGTGCTGAGTGTTCGACTTGGCGTCGAGCACAGCAACTCCAGAGTCCTTATCCACGAATTGACGGAATCAGTCGAGGTTCCTGGTGGATTTGATTGATGCAATTCGCTTTCACCTGTACACGAATCAATAAAAGTGGCAATAAGTAACGTGTTTTGATCGCTCGCGGAGAGTGGTTCAGTATCGATCCTGCATTCAAAGACCCAGTTCTGTCTTCATCCTGATTCGCTCTACATATTGACGTGTTCTCGCTTCATCAGCCCTGCCACTTGTTGGCTCGAAACAATGAAATGAAGTTGAGTCGGTCCTGTCAGAAAGACACCCCAATGTCCTCGCATCCAACGGTATCCAGCCGTTTTCTCAGGCTTCAGCGCCTCGCGGTCGTACTCATGATTTCTGCATGCTTCGGGTGCAGCGACAGTGAGACCGAAGAGCACCTCGAGCACGTGATCCCCGCTCACAAACCCAAGAACTTTGCAGAGGCTGTGTCGGAATTGAATTCGCGAGAGGCAGCGTTTTTCGACGGATCAGCATCCGACGAGATGAAACAGGAAATGATCGACATCATTGTCTGGCTTCCTGAACTCGCGGCAGACAGCGACCTCAGACGTGACAACTGGGAAACGGTCCAAAAGACCAGCCAGGAACTCAGCAAAATTGCAGCCTCTCCATCCTCTGAGCAACCACCTGAGAGTTGGAACAGTCATCTCGACGAACTCGAAGCCATCGTTCCATTTTCGGATTTGTCACACCCGGGCGCTAATCCTCAACAAGTCGAAGATTCCCAAACTTCCGAACCGACCGTAGCTGGAGAACAACAGAATGGCTGAAACACTCATCTGGAGTTTTCTGCTCCGGTTCCTGCAATCGTTGTTCAGCGCTGCTCCGTTCATTCTTGCTGGCCTGATTATCGCCGGAGTCTTTCGACGACTCATGGGACGCGACCTGACAGTTCGCATGTTTGGAGACAACTCGCGACGGTCGTTGGTGCAGGCATGGGGCATCGGGATGCTGCTTCCAATTTGCTCGCTGGGTGTCATTCCAGTGATTCGCGAATTGCGTCGCACAGGCTTGAAAGGCGGAACGATTCTGGCTTTCGCCATGTCAGCTCCGTTGTTCAATCCCCTATCCGTTTTATACGGACTGACACTCTCGGAACCCTGGGCCATTATCACGTTCGCATTCTGTTCGCTGCTCGTGGTGACCGGAGTCGGATTCGTCTGGGATCGAATTTTCCCTGACAGCGGCAACACCAAACCGCCTCCAGCGGAAGTCGCGTTTGGATTGAAGAGAATGCTCTCGATCGCCGTTGCAGCTGGTCGAGAAGCGGGAGGAGTTTCGGCGATCTTCATTCTCATCGGCTTGATTGGAGTCGCCATGTTGGGAGTGATCATCCCTGCTGGTGGCTTGCAGCACGCGATGAACGGAGACAATCCCTTCGCTCCGCTGACCATGTCCGGAGTTGCTGTCCCCGTCTATGCCACTCCGATGCTCGCCATGAGCCAGTTGGGAATGATGTTCCAGCACGCCAATTCCCCGGGTGCAGCCTTCGTGTTGCTGGTCCTCGGGGCAGGTATGAATCTCGGGCTGGCTGCCTGGATGTGGCGGCAATACGGGCTCAAGAAGTGTGGAGTCTGGTTCGCACTCTTACTGGCGATCGTTCTCGGTCTGGCGTACGGAGTCGACCGTCCGCTCTACCCACACGAAATCGATGCTGCCGACCATACTCACGCGTTCGACATTTATTGCCGGCCATTTCACGGTGTCGTCCCGAATGCCTCACAGGTTGTAATCGAAAAACTCAAACGTGACATCCAACCTTACGAGCTGTATGCCAGCATTGCCTTAGGGGCTGTCGTTCTGTTTGGCCTAATCCTCAACCTATTTGATCGAAACTGCCGCATCGAGGCTTGGCTTGAGAAGCAACAGGAGACGGCCGAACCGAGCCGTTTCGATATCATCGTCCCTGCTCCAGTCCTCGGCGGACTTTTTCTCGTTGGCCTTGTTTTCGCCAGCATCCTGGGGTGCTACGCCTACTACCCGCCCCCCGGAGAAGTTCTCGAAGAGATGAACATCGCCAAAGCGGAAGCCCTTGGAGCAGCCCTCGTCGGAGACGAAGTTCACTCCAAGTACTGGATTGATATCTACCAAGATTGGAGCCGAAAACTTGAGGTCGGAGTTTACCTGCGAGATTGGAAACTGAGCGACTACCACCGCATCAAGTCTCGAATTCTCCGCGAGCAACTTGAGTTACTGAAACATGAGGTTGAACACTACAACGAGGACAAAGAGCACGGTGACAACCATGCTGAGTACGAAGACACCGCTGAGATTCGCGAGTTGGTCTCAAAAGTGAACATCAGCCAGGTCCGGCTCAAAACCGCATTTCTCGACGAACGTTAAGGGTTTCAATTAGGATCTGCTGTCGCCCAGATGTTTGCAAAGAGGTTTCCGTCGTGACGATTGAACCCCATTCCCGCCTGCAATGAAGGAAGCCATAGCATTTCGGCTTGATCAAGCTGCGCATATGCTTCCTGCACTCGCCATTGTGCCAATCCGACTGCCGGATGCTGTCCGCCAACCATCGAAAGTGCGGCCGGAAGGTTCATGTTCACTACGTCGAGCGTCGGCTCGACTTGCGGCATCGTGCGCAACCTTCGATCTTCAAGGACTTTATCTCCACCACCCACAGTTTCACTGGCAACGATCACGTTCGGTCCGACCGGTCGCTCTCCGATGAGCTTGGGCCGATATTCTCTTCCGTCGAGAACCAGTGTTCCGCCGTAATCGACGCTTCCTCGCGAGTTCCGCTTGTGTGCGACGGTCCGAATTGAAGAGGGTGACTCGTTCGACTCTTGGATGGTGTTGGGCGACCTTCGGATGAGAAATGTTTCGGCCTCGGTCGTGGAAATCCTCGTATTTGATACCTTGAACTGGTCAAGTTCGGATGTCCTCACGGGCTCGGAATACTCGGCATTCGCTGCGAAATAGTCCGATTGAGTGCAATACCTGGCTGCGATGGCCGATTGCTGGCGAACGAGTAGTTCTGGACACATCCTACCGTGAAAACGAGATTGATCAGCCAAACAATTCGACAGATCGCTGCTCCTCACTGAAATGCGTCTCATCAGACAGGTCCGGTCGAACCGCCTGAAACAATGGCACTGATTTTTAGAGCATTTTCTGATTTTGTGTGCACGATCTCGCACG is from Thalassoglobus sp. JC818 and encodes:
- a CDS encoding DUF58 domain-containing protein, whose amino-acid sequence is MKVIHESLHKAHNVLNHDFCPWANRWVYWIKHPLACLAAAAIVAGSCGLFVNPVGFAILAAILLVGLLGAVWPWICSRGLSAEAEFIQTRCRFGDSALVQLRIKNRYPWPAWGLSIRRGFHDGVDESQGISLARVKGWSDTEFEWVFTPPSRGVFPQGLPQVDTAFPFGFWQAFVPIELKSELVVWPESVPLDAMPDVVDIQTREDQLTDRRCGDTGEMIGIRPYREGDSLRQVHWLQTARTGKLIVMERQTPATSAVRLLVDIDHSRHRFDSRRNSLEQALSIAASIIESMHRNHAFIELQIHEQLIPIGSSFGDLRRGLDALARVPADGIHCHHSCHFDQPTRCLPTIAVTTDLALRHHRTHPHVSRGERYIVVQTNGDAQDSSPSKQADCDCHSWLDVKSDEVLRDVLPARWRKACHVQ
- a CDS encoding transglutaminase-like domain-containing protein, translated to MSSDPAQSAGSSPVSLQGKTLKSAHSQPEGIDDLSSTSSQLMTLLLAAIAVLVHAIVVADEHYGALFWGCLLLQTFGMLIASWWFRRRIERLGHDLFVSPLLVLAGLSALAWEGISRQFLDSGQPFEIITMSAIRNLVIGLAIASVKPAPQKLTVALSLFLVIFGVTTCHDRITHWLAGTFALGGVVWLSVSHWENVSRRLKGREKVRWPRWVVAVPILLIVVGIGAISANQRAAMALHGFLPSSGGTGDDSPYSRNGVGSGERLVAGTDSIQSFAPIEDAPFMQDDKPSLYDVFDDLYQEEVKMNTSDRAIALPPELGARAKEHLHSQIKKANREFSTLREPTKDSEKRKVKDVDSDAMFYVAGRVPLHLRSQIYDLFDGISWYPQKQRLHHKPFEISESAGKPWLRLHDAGEFHEFLGPAETHALKIINLDTNVIPSPLYTHGIHIDLVDRPDMFQHGPPGLVALDRKSLPSLVPIHVASRSIDWDALNTEEKLFLRAHTDQAISVIPTNIDREALDDLAEQICDGIDEGWPQIAAVRDYLRTHYKLNPDWRPQDTETPGVEQFLFESHEGPDYQFATAAALLLRSLGYASRVVSGFYADPNRYDADSQHTPVLAEDVHFWTEVRVYAEDWITVEATPGYEVLGPPLGLFQEAWNVIVAGIDLIIRHWILAIAAGLTLVALWWARCWLVDRFETGLWRLKLWRTPDLAVANTLKLLRQRARLIGHQPKISITHHQWLSELMACNSHVEESQMLYQLRREIDIAAYARHLNNLTPETIELCHVIGRNCSLSWFRGLYNEQPSNDSLEKNIVESHPPESRANHGELLRK
- a CDS encoding MoxR family ATPase, which codes for MTTKATHSDTELREEFRLVQSRLNSILKGKPEVVERVLVCLLARGHLLLEDKPGLGKTTLAKALATAIGGSCSRVQCTPDLLPGDITGFSIFNQRSHEFEFHKGPVFADVLLADEINRATPRTQSALLEAMAERQVTVDAECHQLSEQFFVMATQNPIDQHGTYPLPEAQLDRFAMKLSVGYPARLDELGMLQAATGSKSKSLDQSSSILSSESLAQAQETVEAIYVDECIQNYLLDFGELSRNHPRIHLGLSPRGLLIWQRTCQALAFLRDRDFVTPDDVQETAEPVLSVRLGVEHSNSRVLIHELTESVEVPGGFD
- a CDS encoding permease, translating into MAETLIWSFLLRFLQSLFSAAPFILAGLIIAGVFRRLMGRDLTVRMFGDNSRRSLVQAWGIGMLLPICSLGVIPVIRELRRTGLKGGTILAFAMSAPLFNPLSVLYGLTLSEPWAIITFAFCSLLVVTGVGFVWDRIFPDSGNTKPPPAEVAFGLKRMLSIAVAAGREAGGVSAIFILIGLIGVAMLGVIIPAGGLQHAMNGDNPFAPLTMSGVAVPVYATPMLAMSQLGMMFQHANSPGAAFVLLVLGAGMNLGLAAWMWRQYGLKKCGVWFALLLAIVLGLAYGVDRPLYPHEIDAADHTHAFDIYCRPFHGVVPNASQVVIEKLKRDIQPYELYASIALGAVVLFGLILNLFDRNCRIEAWLEKQQETAEPSRFDIIVPAPVLGGLFLVGLVFASILGCYAYYPPPGEVLEEMNIAKAEALGAALVGDEVHSKYWIDIYQDWSRKLEVGVYLRDWKLSDYHRIKSRILREQLELLKHEVEHYNEDKEHGDNHAEYEDTAEIRELVSKVNISQVRLKTAFLDER